In Amycolatopsis endophytica, the following are encoded in one genomic region:
- a CDS encoding class I SAM-dependent methyltransferase — translation MSVPPTDLAATRAFFGPRAATWEIKFPDDAPRYRRAVADLAPPRGGAVADIACGTGRALPELREAVGPQGSVIGVDVTVQMIEEAARRGRDRAASLLLGDALHLPLATGSLDAVFAAGLVSHLPDPVAGLAELGRVCRTGGRLAVFHPLGRAALARRQGRELSPEDLRAEPNIRAALTAAGWHLDMLDDGEDRYLALAHLRG, via the coding sequence ATGAGCGTGCCTCCGACCGACCTCGCCGCCACGCGGGCCTTCTTCGGGCCGCGAGCGGCGACCTGGGAGATCAAGTTCCCGGACGACGCGCCCCGCTACCGGCGCGCCGTCGCGGATCTGGCGCCGCCACGGGGTGGGGCAGTCGCGGACATCGCGTGTGGCACCGGCCGCGCGCTGCCCGAGCTGCGGGAAGCGGTCGGTCCGCAGGGCAGCGTCATCGGCGTCGATGTGACCGTGCAGATGATCGAGGAGGCCGCTCGGCGCGGCCGGGACCGGGCCGCGAGTCTCCTCCTCGGGGACGCCCTGCACCTGCCGCTCGCCACGGGATCACTGGACGCTGTCTTCGCGGCGGGGCTGGTGTCGCACCTGCCCGACCCCGTGGCCGGGCTCGCCGAGCTGGGCCGCGTCTGCCGGACCGGGGGACGGCTCGCGGTGTTCCACCCCCTCGGCCGCGCGGCGCTCGCGCGACGGCAGGGACGGGAGCTGAGCCCGGAGGATCTGCGCGCCGAGCCCAACATCCGCGCGGCCCTCACTGCCGCGGGCTGGCACCTGGACATGCTCGACGACGGCGAGGACCGTTATCTCGCCCTGGCCCACCTCCGCGGGTAG
- a CDS encoding MarR family winged helix-turn-helix transcriptional regulator — MSAPHSVPAPDDVDAVTEAVLTASRLLVAVSARSLAAVDESITLPQFRMLVVLSSRGPLKVTALADFLAVNPSTATRMLDRLVAADLVSRAANPASRRELVVSLTTAGADVVHEVTERRRREITRIVSRMPSATRNGLVRALTAFTEAGDEPGVTDQAETFWP; from the coding sequence ATGTCCGCCCCGCACTCCGTCCCGGCCCCGGACGACGTCGATGCCGTCACCGAGGCCGTCCTGACCGCGTCCCGCCTGCTGGTCGCGGTGTCCGCACGGTCGCTGGCTGCCGTCGACGAGTCGATCACGCTGCCGCAGTTCCGGATGCTGGTCGTGCTGAGCAGCCGGGGCCCGCTGAAGGTCACCGCGCTCGCCGACTTCCTCGCGGTCAACCCGTCCACGGCGACGCGGATGCTGGACCGCCTGGTGGCCGCCGACCTGGTCAGCCGGGCGGCGAACCCGGCCTCCCGCCGGGAACTGGTGGTGTCGCTGACCACCGCCGGAGCCGACGTCGTGCACGAGGTCACCGAGCGCCGCCGCCGCGAGATCACGCGCATCGTGAGCCGCATGCCCTCGGCGACGCGCAACGGACTGGTGCGGGCGCTGACGGCGTTCACCGAGGCCGGGGACGAGCCCGGGGTCACCGACCAGGCGGAGACGTTCTGGCCCTGA
- a CDS encoding ATP-binding cassette domain-containing protein, which translates to MERVLSVRDLRKSFVLHTIDGRIVESLHGVDLDVHAGEHVALAGASGAGKSSLLRCVYRTYLPDSGEVRLSTGGGEVDLTGLADRAMARLRGREIGYVSQFLAAPPRTGPWEVVAAAARRRGLGRAEARDAAAVALRRLNLDEGLWDVDCGVLSGGERQRVNLAAGTVRPPRLLLLDEPVSALDPANREAALELIGSLAEQGVAVLAVFHDLDAMRRLASRVVWMSGGLVEKSGSPDELLAGVA; encoded by the coding sequence ATGGAACGCGTGCTGTCGGTGCGCGACTTGCGCAAGTCCTTTGTCCTGCACACGATCGACGGCCGGATCGTCGAGTCCCTGCACGGCGTCGACCTCGACGTGCACGCCGGGGAGCACGTCGCGCTGGCCGGTGCGAGCGGCGCCGGCAAATCGTCGCTGCTGCGCTGCGTCTACCGCACCTACCTGCCGGACTCCGGCGAGGTGCGGCTGAGCACCGGCGGGGGAGAGGTCGATCTGACCGGTCTCGCCGACCGGGCGATGGCGCGGCTGCGGGGCCGCGAGATCGGCTACGTGTCGCAGTTCCTCGCCGCGCCCCCGCGCACCGGGCCCTGGGAGGTCGTGGCGGCCGCGGCCCGGCGCCGCGGGCTCGGCCGGGCGGAGGCGCGTGACGCGGCGGCGGTGGCCCTGCGGCGGCTCAACCTCGACGAGGGACTGTGGGATGTGGACTGTGGCGTGCTCTCGGGTGGTGAACGGCAGCGGGTCAACCTCGCGGCCGGGACCGTCCGGCCGCCGCGGCTGCTGCTGCTCGACGAGCCGGTGTCCGCGTTGGACCCGGCCAACCGGGAGGCCGCGCTGGAACTGATCGGCTCACTGGCCGAGCAGGGTGTCGCGGTGCTCGCGGTGTTCCACGACCTGGACGCGATGCGGCGGCTGGCATCGCGGGTGGTGTGGATGTCCGGTGGCCTGGTGGAGAAGTCGGGCAGCCCGGACGAGCTGCTGGCGGGTGTGGCATGA
- a CDS encoding IclR family transcriptional regulator codes for MSTILDLAARSHHGTTLTEFARELDAPLSSIQGLVNGLVATGYLDERDRRYTLGPAPFLLIRLAGKPTVTSVTHDDLLALHEETGMTAVLAIVVGSDLYYVDHASSDPRYAYLAEGFVRRSLIRTSTGWVLLAGMDKRDLWTQISALPPGEAGRVDHFLAELPHIQRDGLVAAPGASTEADGVSVAVVEDGKTVAAVGIMGSHDEVAERRSELVEVLQRRRSEWERRAGAAGG; via the coding sequence GTGTCGACCATCCTCGACCTGGCAGCCCGCTCGCACCACGGGACGACGCTGACCGAGTTCGCCCGCGAGCTGGACGCGCCGCTGAGTTCCATCCAGGGGCTGGTGAACGGCCTGGTGGCGACCGGCTACCTGGACGAGCGCGACCGCCGCTACACCCTCGGGCCCGCGCCGTTCCTGCTGATCCGCCTCGCGGGCAAACCGACGGTCACGAGCGTCACCCACGACGATCTCCTGGCGCTGCACGAGGAAACGGGTATGACCGCGGTTCTCGCGATCGTCGTCGGCAGCGACCTCTACTACGTGGACCACGCCTCGTCGGATCCGCGCTACGCCTACCTGGCCGAGGGTTTCGTGCGACGGTCGTTGATCCGCACCTCGACCGGCTGGGTCCTGCTCGCCGGGATGGACAAGCGCGACCTGTGGACCCAGATCAGCGCCCTGCCGCCCGGCGAGGCCGGCCGGGTGGACCACTTCCTGGCCGAGCTGCCCCACATCCAGCGCGACGGTCTCGTCGCCGCGCCGGGAGCGTCGACCGAGGCCGACGGCGTGTCGGTCGCGGTGGTGGAGGACGGGAAGACCGTGGCCGCCGTGGGGATCATGGGCAGCCACGACGAGGTGGCCGAGCGGCGCAGCGAACTGGTCGAAGTGCTGCAACGGCGACGGTCGGAATGGGAGCGGCGGGCCGGAGCAGCCGGTGGTTAG
- a CDS encoding amino acid permease: MGRTTDSETGQGLRPGLRQRHVRMIALGGIIGASLFVGSGAVVHTVGPAAIVSYALGGLLVVLVMRMLGEMATASPTLGSFMEYARESLGGWAGFTIGWLYWYFWVGVVAFEAVAGAKILVGWIPAVPQWVFSLVLMLLLTASNLASARSFGETEFWLASIKVATIVVFLTVGVLFVLGLWPGASFSVGNVGLDGFFATGGFAVVHGVVIVIFSYFGTEIVTIAAAESEEPAKAVAKATAATVWRVILFYVGSITLIVMITPWRDVPSETSPFAAAFGRFGIPAAETIVSAVVLTAALSVLNSGLYTASRMLFALRRHQWAPRWIADVNRRGVPWKAILLSTVVGYVAVIMSYVAPDTIFYFIINSAGAVALFVYAIIAGSQLRMRRSIERTAPDQLTLRMWGYPWLSWLTLAGTLAVVVSMVFVEDARSQLYLSVLSLAVILLVYPIVRRRVRRGATLGHGLRPEPRRSRP; this comes from the coding sequence ATGGGACGGACCACCGATTCCGAGACCGGTCAGGGCCTGCGGCCCGGCCTGCGCCAGCGGCACGTTCGCATGATCGCCCTCGGCGGGATCATCGGGGCCAGTCTGTTCGTCGGCAGCGGGGCCGTCGTGCACACCGTCGGTCCCGCGGCGATCGTGTCCTACGCGCTGGGCGGGCTGCTCGTCGTGCTGGTGATGCGCATGCTCGGCGAAATGGCGACCGCCTCGCCGACGCTGGGCTCGTTCATGGAGTACGCCCGCGAATCGCTCGGCGGGTGGGCGGGATTCACGATCGGCTGGCTGTACTGGTACTTCTGGGTCGGCGTGGTGGCATTCGAGGCGGTCGCCGGGGCGAAGATCCTCGTCGGCTGGATCCCGGCGGTGCCGCAGTGGGTGTTCTCGCTCGTGCTGATGCTGCTGCTCACCGCCTCCAACCTGGCCTCCGCGCGCTCGTTCGGGGAAACCGAGTTCTGGCTGGCGTCCATCAAGGTCGCCACGATCGTCGTGTTCCTCACCGTCGGTGTGCTGTTCGTGCTGGGACTGTGGCCGGGCGCGTCGTTCTCGGTGGGCAACGTCGGGCTCGACGGGTTCTTCGCGACCGGCGGGTTCGCCGTCGTGCACGGGGTCGTGATCGTCATCTTCTCCTACTTCGGCACGGAGATCGTCACGATCGCCGCGGCCGAGTCGGAGGAGCCGGCGAAGGCCGTGGCGAAGGCGACCGCCGCGACCGTGTGGCGCGTGATCCTGTTCTACGTCGGTTCGATCACCCTGATCGTGATGATCACGCCGTGGCGCGACGTGCCCAGCGAGACCAGCCCGTTCGCGGCGGCGTTCGGCCGGTTCGGCATTCCCGCGGCGGAGACGATCGTCAGCGCCGTCGTGCTGACCGCCGCCCTGTCGGTGCTCAATTCCGGCCTCTACACGGCTTCCCGCATGCTCTTCGCCCTGCGCCGCCACCAGTGGGCGCCCCGCTGGATCGCCGACGTCAACCGGCGCGGCGTGCCGTGGAAGGCGATCCTGCTGTCCACAGTGGTCGGTTACGTCGCGGTGATCATGAGCTACGTCGCGCCGGACACCATCTTCTACTTCATCATCAACTCGGCGGGCGCGGTGGCGCTGTTCGTCTACGCCATCATCGCGGGTTCGCAGCTGCGGATGCGCCGCAGTATCGAACGGACGGCGCCGGACCAGCTGACCCTGCGCATGTGGGGCTACCCGTGGCTGAGCTGGCTGACCCTGGCCGGCACGCTGGCGGTCGTCGTGTCCATGGTGTTCGTCGAGGACGCGCGATCGCAGCTGTACCTGAGCGTGCTCAGTCTCGCCGTGATCCTGCTGGTGTACCCGATCGTGCGGCGGCGGGTGCGGCGCGGGGCCACACTGGGCCATGGCCTACGACCAGAACCTCGCCGCTCGCGTCCGTGA
- a CDS encoding DUF5997 family protein produces MTPQKTPQTMKPATAAKKLGVYLEATPAEFREGVVSRDELNALQADPPEWLRDLRRNGPHPRQVVAAKLGVSISGLARGGITDPLTTEQIDAVKADNPEWLQRERATQAEVRKEAARLKNQK; encoded by the coding sequence ATGACGCCGCAGAAGACCCCTCAGACGATGAAGCCCGCGACGGCGGCGAAGAAGCTGGGCGTGTACCTCGAAGCGACCCCCGCGGAGTTCCGGGAGGGCGTCGTCTCGCGTGACGAGCTCAACGCCCTGCAGGCCGACCCGCCGGAGTGGCTGCGCGACCTGCGCCGCAACGGCCCGCACCCGCGGCAGGTCGTCGCCGCGAAGCTCGGGGTCTCCATCAGCGGGCTGGCCCGCGGCGGCATCACCGACCCCCTGACGACCGAGCAGATCGACGCGGTGAAGGCCGACAACCCCGAATGGCTGCAGCGGGAGCGCGCCACGCAGGCCGAGGTGCGCAAGGAAGCCGCGCGGTTGAAGAACCAGAAGTAG
- a CDS encoding chloride channel protein: MLREQRPVRVPARQSWSVWLRESPSGLAVLAVAIGAGAGLGAIVFRWLIETFTHVFSGHTDYSAAGGEPHPWFTALGPWFVLIVPVLAGLIYGPLVQRFAPEARGHGVPEVMYAVAERGGRIPAQVTVVKALASALTIGSGGSVGREGPIVQIGSALGSTFGRRFRLPEGRLRVLVACGAAGGIAATFNAPMAGPFFAMELILRDFAVESFGAVVLASVTASVVGRAVFGDVAFLDLPPFTLRNPVEYLLFIVLGVVVGAGGVLFTKVLYWIEDACDWVWRGPEWLRPAVGGLLLGGLLLVLPEMYGVGYPVLQNAVEGDYVFGFLLVLMIGKIVATSLTIGIGGSGGVFAPSLFIGAMGGTAFGVVVHAWLPGMTASPGVYGLIGMGAAFAGAARAPITAVIILFELTGQYTIILPLMTAIVVATLTGKALLGPSTIYTLKLRRRGVDIDRRPGPLAGKRVSDVLEPLPAPLPADTALRPAARALALSGHGILPVTGPDGRYQGCVTARAVAEALTGDQDENTGALAELPPLVTGQSTLTEALDALTRAAGTGLPVLDRESGTLTGWISHEAILATVHTGQKGI; this comes from the coding sequence GTGTTGCGAGAACAGCGCCCCGTCCGCGTACCGGCCCGGCAGTCGTGGAGCGTCTGGCTGCGGGAGAGCCCGTCCGGCCTGGCCGTGCTGGCGGTGGCGATCGGCGCGGGCGCGGGCCTGGGCGCGATCGTCTTCCGCTGGCTCATCGAGACGTTCACGCACGTCTTCTCCGGTCATACCGACTACTCCGCGGCCGGTGGTGAGCCGCATCCGTGGTTCACGGCGCTGGGTCCCTGGTTCGTCCTGATCGTCCCGGTGCTGGCCGGGCTGATCTACGGCCCGCTCGTGCAGCGCTTCGCGCCCGAGGCGCGCGGGCACGGCGTCCCGGAGGTGATGTATGCCGTCGCCGAGCGCGGCGGCCGCATCCCGGCGCAGGTGACGGTCGTCAAGGCGCTGGCGTCGGCGCTCACGATCGGCTCGGGCGGCTCGGTCGGCCGCGAAGGCCCGATCGTGCAGATCGGCTCCGCGCTGGGCTCCACCTTCGGCCGCCGGTTCCGGCTGCCCGAGGGGCGACTGCGGGTCCTGGTGGCGTGCGGCGCCGCGGGCGGGATCGCGGCGACCTTCAACGCCCCGATGGCAGGCCCCTTCTTCGCGATGGAGCTGATCCTGCGTGACTTCGCGGTCGAGTCCTTCGGCGCGGTCGTGCTCGCCAGCGTCACCGCGAGCGTGGTGGGCCGGGCGGTGTTCGGTGACGTCGCGTTTCTCGACCTGCCGCCGTTCACCCTGCGCAACCCGGTGGAGTACCTGCTCTTCATCGTGCTGGGCGTGGTGGTCGGCGCGGGTGGTGTGCTGTTCACCAAGGTCCTGTACTGGATCGAAGACGCCTGCGACTGGGTCTGGCGCGGGCCGGAGTGGTTGCGCCCGGCCGTCGGCGGGCTGCTGCTGGGCGGGCTGCTGCTGGTGCTGCCGGAGATGTACGGCGTGGGCTACCCGGTGCTGCAGAACGCCGTCGAGGGCGACTACGTGTTCGGGTTCCTGCTCGTGCTGATGATCGGCAAGATCGTCGCCACCAGCCTGACGATCGGCATCGGCGGCTCCGGCGGGGTGTTCGCGCCGTCGCTGTTCATCGGGGCGATGGGCGGAACGGCCTTCGGTGTGGTGGTGCACGCCTGGCTGCCCGGGATGACCGCCTCCCCCGGTGTCTACGGCCTGATCGGCATGGGCGCGGCCTTCGCGGGCGCCGCTCGCGCGCCGATCACCGCGGTGATCATCCTGTTCGAGCTGACCGGCCAGTACACGATCATCCTGCCGCTGATGACCGCCATCGTCGTCGCCACGCTCACCGGTAAGGCGCTGCTCGGACCGAGCACCATCTACACCCTCAAGCTGCGCAGGCGGGGCGTCGACATCGACCGGCGGCCGGGGCCACTGGCGGGCAAGCGGGTGTCCGACGTCCTCGAACCACTGCCCGCCCCCCTGCCCGCGGACACCGCGCTGCGGCCCGCGGCCCGCGCACTGGCCCTGTCCGGGCACGGCATCCTGCCGGTGACCGGGCCCGACGGCCGCTACCAGGGGTGCGTCACGGCCCGCGCGGTCGCCGAAGCACTCACCGGGGACCAGGACGAGAACACCGGCGCACTGGCCGAGCTGCCACCCCTGGTCACCGGCCAATCCACGCTGACCGAGGCACTGGACGCGCTCACCCGCGCGGCCGGGACCGGGCTGCCGGTGCTCGACCGCGAGTCCGGCACGCTCACCGGCTGGATCAGCCACGAGGCGATCCTGGCCACCGTCCACACAGGACAGAAAGGAATCTGA
- a CDS encoding LysR substrate-binding domain-containing protein, with protein MTEPDAAPSFTLGYVPGVTPGKWVRIWQERTPEIPLHLVQVAAAEATGLVRDGEADAVLLRLSADREGLHAIPLYTETTVVVVPKDHLVAAADEVTTGDLADELVLHPLDDTLDWEHPPGRPALDRPATTADAIQLVAAGVGVLVVPQSLARLHHRRDLTYRPLTGGPQSRVALSWPEDETTDLMEHFIGIVRGRTVNSTRGRPPAPKQPKTKRPAGNRKPPASQGRGAPKSRRRRRR; from the coding sequence GTGACAGAGCCGGACGCAGCGCCTTCCTTCACGCTCGGTTACGTGCCGGGGGTGACGCCGGGCAAGTGGGTGCGGATCTGGCAGGAGCGCACCCCGGAGATCCCGCTGCACCTCGTGCAGGTCGCCGCCGCCGAGGCCACCGGACTGGTGCGTGACGGGGAAGCCGACGCGGTGCTCCTGCGGCTGTCTGCCGACCGCGAGGGCCTGCACGCCATCCCGCTGTACACCGAGACCACGGTGGTCGTCGTGCCGAAGGACCACCTGGTCGCGGCCGCCGACGAGGTGACCACCGGCGATCTGGCCGACGAGCTCGTGCTGCACCCCCTCGACGACACGCTCGACTGGGAGCACCCACCGGGCCGCCCGGCGCTCGACCGCCCGGCCACCACGGCCGACGCGATCCAGCTCGTCGCGGCGGGCGTCGGTGTGCTGGTGGTGCCGCAGTCGCTCGCCCGGCTGCACCACCGGCGCGACCTCACCTACCGGCCCCTGACCGGCGGGCCGCAGTCGCGGGTGGCGCTGTCCTGGCCGGAGGACGAGACGACCGACCTGATGGAGCATTTCATCGGCATCGTCCGCGGCCGCACGGTCAACAGCACCCGCGGCCGCCCGCCTGCGCCCAAGCAGCCGAAGACCAAGCGCCCGGCCGGGAACCGCAAGCCTCCCGCCTCGCAGGGCCGCGGCGCCCCGAAGAGCCGCAGACGCCGCCGCCGCTGA
- a CDS encoding CaiB/BaiF CoA transferase family protein: MNMPLDGVVVADFSRVLAGPLASMTLADLGATVVKVERPGSGDDTRAWGPPWTGNSSTYFECANRSKRSVVLDLDDDTDLALARELARRADVLVENFRDGALAKRGLDYETVRADNAKIVYCSVTGFGSTGGAALPGYDFLVQAMGGLMSITGDEDGDPAKVGVAVVDVLTAKDATIGILAALRARETTGRGQRVEVNLLSSLLGSLANQASAYLATGRAPRRMGNLHPSIAPYETLRCQDAVLALACGNDRQFRRLAEVLGEPALAADARFATNEARVLNRPALRKALEDLLRRDTAGAWSARLTAAGVPAGEVGDLGDGLRLADSLGLDPAVDVGAAPRQVRHPVTYSDTPVTTYTAPPRLGQHNDEIRRWLAEETR, encoded by the coding sequence ATGAACATGCCGCTGGACGGAGTCGTCGTCGCCGACTTCAGCCGGGTGCTGGCCGGTCCGCTGGCGTCGATGACGCTGGCCGACCTGGGCGCGACCGTGGTCAAGGTCGAACGACCCGGCTCCGGCGACGACACCCGCGCGTGGGGACCACCCTGGACCGGTAACTCCAGCACGTACTTCGAATGCGCGAACCGGTCGAAGCGGTCGGTGGTCCTCGATCTGGACGACGACACCGACCTGGCGCTGGCCCGCGAGCTGGCCCGCCGCGCCGACGTCCTGGTGGAGAACTTCCGCGACGGCGCGCTCGCCAAGCGCGGGCTCGACTACGAGACCGTCCGGGCCGACAACGCGAAGATCGTCTACTGCTCGGTCACCGGCTTCGGCAGCACGGGTGGCGCGGCCCTGCCCGGCTACGACTTCCTCGTCCAGGCCATGGGCGGCCTGATGAGCATCACCGGCGACGAGGACGGCGACCCGGCGAAGGTGGGCGTCGCCGTCGTGGACGTCCTGACGGCCAAGGACGCCACGATCGGGATCCTCGCCGCGCTGCGCGCCCGCGAGACGACCGGCCGCGGACAGCGGGTCGAGGTCAACCTGCTGTCCAGCCTGCTCGGGTCACTGGCCAACCAGGCTTCGGCCTACCTCGCGACCGGCCGCGCGCCCCGCCGGATGGGCAACCTGCATCCGTCCATCGCACCCTACGAGACACTGCGCTGCCAGGACGCCGTGCTGGCGCTGGCCTGCGGCAACGACCGCCAGTTCCGCCGCCTCGCGGAAGTGCTCGGCGAGCCCGCGCTGGCCGCGGACGCCCGGTTCGCGACGAACGAGGCCCGCGTGCTCAACCGGCCCGCGCTGCGGAAAGCCCTCGAAGACCTGCTCCGGCGGGACACCGCGGGTGCGTGGAGCGCGCGCCTGACCGCGGCCGGGGTGCCCGCGGGCGAGGTCGGCGACCTCGGCGACGGCCTCCGGCTGGCGGACTCGCTCGGCCTGGACCCGGCCGTCGACGTCGGCGCGGCGCCACGCCAGGTCCGGCACCCGGTGACCTATTCGGACACCCCGGTCACCACCTACACGGCACCGCCCCGGCTGGGGCAACACAATGACGAGATCCGCCGCTGGCTCGCAGAGGAGACCCGATGA
- a CDS encoding nitroreductase family deazaflavin-dependent oxidoreductase: MGLTDHTPSGLLRAMFRAPVPLYRLGFGPLFGHRLVYLAHRGRKSGRRREVILEVVRFDARLPEVVVVSGWGERADWYRNIQAAPALEVRISARRWAEPRQRVLEQDETVKLLQDYRDRHPRAWRRLAPLLGFPPDPAGAREALSRIRAVAFTPRNCR; the protein is encoded by the coding sequence ATGGGACTGACCGACCACACCCCTTCCGGCCTGCTGCGCGCGATGTTCCGCGCGCCGGTTCCGCTGTACCGGCTCGGGTTCGGCCCGTTGTTCGGGCACCGGCTGGTGTATCTGGCGCATCGCGGCCGCAAGAGCGGGCGCCGCCGCGAGGTCATCCTCGAAGTGGTCCGCTTCGACGCACGCCTGCCGGAGGTCGTGGTGGTGTCGGGGTGGGGCGAGCGGGCCGACTGGTACCGCAACATCCAGGCCGCGCCCGCGCTCGAAGTCCGCATCAGCGCGCGACGCTGGGCGGAGCCGCGGCAACGGGTGCTGGAGCAGGATGAAACGGTGAAGCTGCTGCAGGATTACCGCGACCGGCATCCCCGCGCCTGGCGCCGTCTGGCACCCCTGCTCGGGTTCCCGCCCGACCCCGCCGGAGCGCGCGAGGCACTGTCCCGGATCCGGGCCGTGGCCTTCACGCCCCGGAACTGTCGGTAG
- a CDS encoding alpha-D-ribose 1-methylphosphonate 5-triphosphate diphosphatase — translation MTAVAEAWTPAAPPADYVLGHVRAVLPDRVIDDARVVVREDRIVAVEHHPAGIGSDVDGQGLLCVPGLVDTHSDGLENERLPRPGAELPVEFAMLSFEGKLRAAGVTTVFHGVGFEESHGRGMPRTVAGAQKLCEAIDAYPAGMVDHRILYRLDVRSPEGLSALRDRLDQVPDGALVSHEDHTPGQGQYADREYYERYLMGRRGLSGAEARTHVDRLIAERDGKLDVREEAMTWLAERSPRIRLLGHDPSSASEIEELRGRGGAVAEFPTTIGAAQAARAHGFPVVMGAPNILRGRSHNGNASGRELVERGLVTAIASDYLPSGLLAAAMLLAAEGLATLPEAIGLVTGGPAEVAGLADRGRLSPGLRADLVLVEPRQPWPAVRTVLSPGGAR, via the coding sequence ATGACCGCGGTCGCCGAAGCCTGGACGCCGGCGGCGCCGCCCGCCGACTACGTGCTCGGGCACGTCCGCGCCGTCCTGCCGGACCGCGTCATCGACGACGCGCGGGTGGTGGTCCGGGAGGACCGGATCGTGGCGGTGGAGCACCACCCGGCCGGTATCGGTTCCGATGTGGACGGTCAGGGCCTGCTGTGCGTGCCAGGGCTGGTGGACACCCACAGCGACGGCCTGGAGAACGAGCGGCTCCCGCGGCCCGGCGCCGAGCTGCCGGTCGAGTTCGCGATGCTGTCGTTCGAGGGCAAGCTGCGAGCGGCGGGCGTGACGACCGTGTTCCACGGCGTCGGGTTCGAGGAGAGCCACGGCCGCGGCATGCCGCGCACGGTGGCCGGGGCGCAGAAGCTGTGTGAGGCGATCGACGCCTACCCGGCCGGGATGGTCGACCACCGGATCCTGTACCGGCTCGACGTCCGCAGCCCGGAAGGACTGTCGGCGCTGCGGGACCGGCTGGACCAGGTGCCCGACGGTGCGCTGGTGTCGCACGAGGACCACACGCCGGGCCAGGGGCAATACGCCGATCGCGAGTACTACGAGCGCTACCTGATGGGCCGTCGTGGACTGTCCGGAGCAGAGGCCCGCACGCACGTCGACCGGTTGATCGCCGAGCGGGACGGCAAGCTCGACGTGCGGGAGGAGGCGATGACCTGGCTCGCGGAGCGGTCGCCACGGATCCGGTTGCTGGGCCACGATCCGTCCTCGGCGTCGGAGATCGAGGAACTGCGGGGCCGTGGCGGGGCGGTCGCCGAGTTCCCCACGACGATCGGGGCCGCGCAAGCCGCGCGAGCACACGGTTTCCCGGTGGTGATGGGCGCGCCGAACATCCTGCGCGGGCGGTCGCACAACGGGAACGCGTCCGGCCGGGAGCTGGTGGAACGAGGACTGGTGACGGCGATCGCCTCGGATTACCTGCCCTCCGGGCTGCTCGCGGCGGCGATGCTGCTCGCCGCGGAGGGGCTGGCGACCTTGCCGGAGGCGATCGGGCTGGTCACGGGAGGTCCGGCCGAGGTGGCGGGGCTGGCGGACCGGGGCAGGCTTTCGCCCGGTCTGCGGGCGGACCTGGTGCTGGTCGAGCCGCGGCAGCCGTGGCCCGCGGTGCGGACGGTGCTGTCCCCGGGAGGTGCCCGGTGA
- a CDS encoding inositol monophosphatase family protein → MNRWPVPEPEIPDGTHPALAAVARAAVGAFRDACARFSAPELAEKVGMGADGTATTRLDMLVDTAVAAAVDVCGVNLLSEEIGVIDNGSAVTLVVDPVDGTANAVAGVPLSSFAGVVAVDGKPVESLTTWLDTGRSWHARAGEPGPWRTSGRRELDGAAVSLLRPHARNEAAWLRVSRRAARVRILSSSCLEAALVAQGSTDAFADAGSDTHRIMDIAAAAVLVPAAGGAVMDAFGREVEIDPDLTRRWSGVVAATPELAADLAATIRGSEVG, encoded by the coding sequence GTGAACCGGTGGCCGGTGCCCGAGCCGGAGATCCCGGACGGGACCCACCCGGCGCTCGCGGCGGTGGCGCGTGCGGCGGTCGGCGCCTTCCGGGACGCGTGTGCCCGGTTCTCCGCGCCCGAGCTGGCGGAGAAGGTCGGCATGGGCGCGGACGGGACGGCGACGACACGGCTGGACATGTTGGTCGACACCGCCGTCGCCGCCGCCGTCGACGTGTGCGGGGTGAACCTGCTGAGCGAGGAGATCGGCGTCATCGACAACGGTTCCGCGGTGACGCTGGTCGTGGATCCGGTGGACGGGACGGCCAACGCGGTGGCCGGGGTGCCGTTGTCGTCGTTCGCCGGGGTGGTCGCGGTGGACGGCAAGCCGGTGGAGTCGCTGACGACGTGGCTGGACACCGGCCGCAGCTGGCACGCCCGCGCCGGTGAGCCGGGGCCGTGGCGCACCTCGGGGCGGCGGGAGCTGGACGGCGCGGCGGTGAGCCTGCTGCGCCCGCACGCCCGGAACGAGGCGGCGTGGCTGCGCGTCAGCAGGCGCGCCGCGCGGGTGCGGATCCTGTCCAGCAGCTGCCTGGAGGCGGCACTGGTGGCGCAGGGTTCGACCGACGCTTTCGCCGACGCCGGTTCCGACACGCACCGGATCATGGACATCGCGGCGGCGGCGGTGCTGGTCCCCGCGGCGGGCGGCGCGGTGATGGACGCGTTCGGCCGCGAGGTGGAGATCGACCCGGACCTGACGCGCCGGTGGTCCGGCGTGGTGGCCGCGACGCCGGAACTGGCCGCCGACCTCGCGGCGACGATCCGCGGTTCGGAGGTGGGGTAG